Proteins encoded together in one Anaerotignum propionicum DSM 1682 window:
- the glgB gene encoding 1,4-alpha-glucan branching protein GlgB: protein MEITELYDIFQIVNGEHYDPHRVLGMHVIELDGESAVGVRAFLPDAQKITVIDMKNKKKQYPMTKIHEDGFFEVLLWDRKEWFRYMLEYTNNSGITWQSYDPYSFLPTISEYDRYLFGAGNHYEIYDKMGGRLITHGGTRGAAFTVWAPSAKSVSVIGNFNQWDNRRHPMRRLGVSGVWELFIPGLMENDQYKFHVIQCDGTPVDKADPYGRYAQVRPETASVLYNPKKYKWHDKRWLTARSKKNLYAIPMNVYEVHLGSWMRVPEEGDRFLSYTELADKLISYVKEMGYTHIELLPVQEHPFDGSWGYQVTGYFAPTSRFGTPDEFKSFVDACHNNGIGVLLDWVPAHFPKDSFGLGRFDGTALYEHADPRRGEHRQWGTYMFNYGRKEVSNFLISNALFWLTEYHIDGLRVDAVASMLYLDFGKEPGEWTPNQYGGTENLEAIEFIKHMNSIIKEKEPSALMIAEESTSWPGVTKDPREGGLGFTLKWNMGWMNDFLFYIKNDPLFRKNHHNRLTFGMAYHYSENFMLVLSHDEVVHEKSSMVGKMPGDDWQRFANLRLAYGFMYGHPGKKLLFMGGEFGQYHEWCEAKSLDWHLLQYADHQHMQAYVRELNLFYLENEVFWKEDFDPHGFKWIDCDDKDASVVSFIRRSEEKEVYCVCNFTPNLHTQFRLGVPNQGKVQEIFNSDKLAFGGSGVVNDGEILSEDVPWNHYSQSVSIQVPPLGMVVLAPLEAEKEKTANKVKK, encoded by the coding sequence CTGATGCACAGAAAATTACCGTTATTGATATGAAAAATAAGAAAAAACAGTACCCAATGACAAAGATTCATGAGGATGGATTCTTTGAGGTGTTGCTTTGGGATCGCAAGGAATGGTTTCGCTATATGCTGGAGTATACCAATAACAGTGGTATTACTTGGCAAAGCTACGACCCCTATTCCTTTTTGCCCACCATTTCTGAATATGACAGGTACTTATTTGGAGCGGGAAATCATTATGAAATTTATGATAAAATGGGGGGGCGGCTGATCACCCACGGCGGGACAAGGGGTGCCGCCTTTACTGTTTGGGCGCCCAGTGCAAAAAGTGTAAGTGTCATCGGCAATTTTAATCAATGGGATAATCGTCGCCACCCTATGCGTCGTTTGGGGGTATCAGGGGTTTGGGAGCTTTTTATCCCGGGCTTGATGGAAAATGACCAATATAAGTTTCATGTGATTCAATGCGATGGAACTCCTGTGGATAAGGCTGACCCTTATGGAAGATACGCCCAGGTTCGCCCCGAAACAGCATCTGTACTTTATAACCCTAAAAAATATAAATGGCATGACAAACGATGGTTGACTGCCAGAAGCAAGAAAAATCTTTATGCCATTCCCATGAATGTTTATGAAGTACATTTGGGCTCATGGATGAGAGTGCCGGAAGAAGGTGACCGTTTTCTTAGCTATACAGAGCTTGCAGATAAATTAATCAGCTATGTGAAAGAGATGGGTTATACACATATTGAGCTTTTGCCTGTGCAGGAGCATCCCTTTGATGGCAGCTGGGGATATCAGGTTACAGGATATTTTGCACCCACCAGCCGATTCGGTACCCCTGATGAATTTAAATCTTTTGTAGATGCTTGCCATAACAACGGAATAGGGGTGCTTTTAGACTGGGTACCTGCCCATTTCCCCAAGGATTCCTTCGGACTGGGTCGTTTTGATGGAACAGCTTTGTATGAACATGCAGACCCCCGTCGGGGAGAGCACAGGCAGTGGGGAACATATATGTTCAACTACGGAAGAAAAGAGGTTAGCAACTTTTTAATCAGCAATGCCTTGTTTTGGCTGACGGAATATCATATTGACGGGTTAAGGGTGGATGCCGTGGCTTCTATGCTTTACTTGGACTTTGGCAAGGAACCGGGGGAATGGACACCCAATCAATATGGTGGAACTGAAAATTTGGAAGCCATTGAGTTTATTAAGCACATGAATTCCATCATTAAGGAGAAAGAGCCCAGCGCACTTATGATTGCAGAGGAGTCTACTTCATGGCCCGGCGTTACCAAAGACCCCAGAGAGGGTGGCTTGGGCTTTACCTTAAAGTGGAATATGGGCTGGATGAATGATTTTCTGTTTTATATAAAAAATGACCCCCTATTTCGTAAAAATCACCATAATCGACTGACCTTTGGCATGGCTTACCATTATTCGGAAAATTTTATGCTGGTGCTCTCCCATGATGAGGTTGTGCATGAGAAAAGCTCCATGGTTGGGAAAATGCCAGGGGATGATTGGCAGAGGTTTGCTAATCTTCGTCTTGCCTATGGGTTTATGTACGGGCACCCCGGGAAAAAGCTGCTATTTATGGGCGGGGAATTCGGTCAATATCATGAATGGTGTGAAGCAAAAAGCCTGGATTGGCATTTATTGCAATATGCAGACCATCAGCATATGCAGGCCTATGTTCGAGAGCTGAATCTGTTTTATTTAGAGAATGAGGTTTTTTGGAAAGAGGATTTTGACCCCCATGGGTTTAAGTGGATAGATTGCGATGATAAAGATGCTTCTGTTGTATCTTTCATACGTCGCAGTGAAGAAAAAGAGGTATATTGTGTTTGCAATTTTACACCCAACCTGCATACCCAGTTCCGTTTGGGTGTGCCCAATCAAGGCAAGGTTCAAGAAATTTTCAACAGTGACAAGCTTGCGTTTGGCGGCAGCGGCGTAGTGAATGATGGGGAAATTCTTTCTGAGGATGTTCCATGGAATCATTACAGCCAAAGTGTCTCAATTCAGGTACCTCCCTTGGGAATGGTAGTTTTAGCACCTTTGGAGGCAGAAAAGGAAAAAACAGCAAATAAAGTAAAAAAATAG
- the rpsU gene encoding 30S ribosomal protein S21, with amino-acid sequence MSEVKVKENESLDSALRRFKRTCARDGIMGEVRKREHYDKPSVKRKKKSEAARKRKFK; translated from the coding sequence ATGTCGGAGGTAAAAGTTAAAGAAAATGAATCCTTAGACAGCGCACTGCGTCGTTTTAAGAGAACGTGTGCCAGAGATGGCATCATGGGCGAAGTTCGCAAAAGAGAGCATTATGACAAGCCCAGCGTTAAGCGCAAAAAGAAATCCGAAGCCGCAAGAAAACGTAAATTTAAATAA
- a CDS encoding GatB/YqeY domain-containing protein, with product MSLKEQLFADLKTAMKEKDSVRKDTVQLIRSGILQIEKDNKVELDDDGVIEVITKQLKSRRDSLPEFEKSGRTDLLEKLNQEIDILLGYLPEQLSETEIQTIVEEAIKETGASSIKEMGKVMSVITPKIIGRADNKIVGSFVKKMLQGNQ from the coding sequence ATGTCATTAAAAGAGCAACTTTTTGCAGATTTAAAAACTGCGATGAAAGAAAAGGATTCTGTGCGAAAGGATACAGTTCAGCTGATCCGTTCGGGCATCCTTCAGATCGAAAAGGACAATAAAGTCGAGTTGGATGATGACGGCGTGATTGAAGTAATCACTAAGCAGCTGAAAAGTAGAAGAGATTCCCTTCCCGAATTCGAGAAGAGCGGAAGAACAGATCTACTTGAAAAACTCAATCAAGAGATTGACATTTTGTTGGGTTACCTTCCAGAGCAATTGAGCGAAACCGAAATCCAGACGATCGTTGAAGAAGCCATAAAAGAAACCGGTGCCTCCTCCATTAAAGAAATGGGTAAGGTTATGTCGGTGATTACACCGAAGATAATTGGGCGGGCCGATAACAAAATCGTTGGCAGTTTTGTAAAGAAAATGCTCCAGGGCAATCAATAA
- a CDS encoding ABC transporter substrate-binding protein yields the protein MKKNKMRLVAATAMAAMVISMTGCGGGNKAEKPAEESAEGKTYKVGIMQLVEHPALDAATQGFQDKLKELLGDSVTFDVQNAQGESTNCTTIATKFVSDDVDLIMANATGAVQAAAAATSEIPIVGTSVTDFKTAGVVDSNDAPGRNVTGVSDLTPIDEQIKLLQKVCPDAKKVAIVYCSAEPNSIFQSELAQKALTEAGIAFKEYTAADSNEIQAVITNAVSECDTVFIPTDNTMASNMEIVKNVTVPAGIPVFAGEEGMCKSGGLATLSISFYELGQKAGEMAYDILVNGAKPATMPIGFVSDNIVPKYNAEIAKALNITMPEGFEAIQ from the coding sequence ATGAAAAAGAATAAAATGCGTTTGGTTGCTGCAACTGCAATGGCCGCAATGGTAATCTCTATGACAGGCTGTGGTGGTGGAAATAAAGCTGAAAAGCCTGCGGAAGAAAGTGCAGAAGGAAAGACCTATAAAGTGGGAATTATGCAGTTGGTTGAGCATCCGGCATTAGATGCAGCTACCCAAGGCTTTCAGGATAAGCTGAAAGAGCTGTTGGGGGACTCTGTGACCTTTGATGTGCAAAATGCACAGGGTGAAAGCACGAACTGTACCACCATTGCAACAAAATTTGTTTCTGACGATGTTGATTTGATTATGGCAAATGCAACAGGCGCAGTTCAGGCGGCAGCAGCGGCTACATCAGAGATTCCTATTGTGGGTACCTCTGTCACAGACTTTAAAACAGCAGGTGTTGTTGATTCTAATGATGCACCGGGCAGAAATGTTACAGGTGTTTCTGATTTAACACCGATTGACGAACAAATCAAATTATTGCAGAAGGTTTGCCCCGATGCAAAGAAGGTTGCAATCGTATATTGCAGTGCGGAGCCAAACTCTATTTTCCAATCGGAATTGGCACAAAAGGCATTGACTGAAGCGGGTATTGCATTTAAAGAATATACAGCTGCTGATTCCAATGAAATTCAGGCTGTTATCACAAATGCAGTCAGCGAATGTGATACTGTATTTATTCCTACAGATAATACAATGGCCAGCAATATGGAAATTGTTAAAAACGTAACTGTACCTGCGGGAATTCCTGTTTTTGCAGGAGAAGAAGGTATGTGCAAATCCGGCGGTTTGGCAACATTAAGTATCAGCTTTTATGAATTAGGACAAAAGGCCGGTGAAATGGCATATGATATTTTGGTAAACGGTGCAAAACCAGCAACAATGCCCATTGGTTTTGTTTCCGATAACATTGTACCAAAATATAATGCAGAAATTGCTAAAGCTTTGAACATCACAATGCCTGAAGGCTTCGAGGCAATTCAGTAA
- a CDS encoding ABC transporter permease, with product MNVMALMKALPGSVAQGLIWGLLAIGVYITYKVLDYADLTVDGSLCTGGAVAVMMMLGGYNPYVALLCAAVAGMMAGLVTGIFHVAFGIPAILSGILTQLGLYSVNMRIMGKSNQAISVDKYNLILSLRDIPKAVMVSAICCAVVIIILYWFFGTELGRGIRATGNNENMSRAQGINTKVMKVIGLMISNGLVGVAGALYAQYQGNADVNMGRGAIVIGLAAVIIGGVLFGRIFHNFAFRLVGVIFGAILYFVVITIVLQLGLETTDLKLVSALIVAAFLAVPYLKGQHFMKNGKKGGKANA from the coding sequence ATGAATGTGATGGCTTTGATGAAGGCATTACCTGGTTCTGTGGCACAAGGGCTTATTTGGGGACTTTTGGCCATAGGGGTTTATATTACATACAAGGTGTTGGACTATGCGGATTTGACCGTGGATGGAAGTCTATGTACCGGTGGTGCTGTGGCGGTAATGATGATGCTTGGAGGATATAATCCTTATGTTGCACTGCTTTGCGCGGCTGTGGCCGGTATGATGGCGGGCTTAGTTACAGGAATATTTCATGTGGCCTTCGGCATTCCTGCTATTTTATCGGGTATTTTAACTCAGCTTGGTTTATATTCTGTGAATATGCGTATTATGGGAAAATCAAATCAGGCAATCAGTGTGGATAAATATAACTTGATTTTAAGCTTGCGGGATATTCCTAAGGCGGTTATGGTATCGGCAATCTGCTGTGCCGTTGTAATCATAATTTTATACTGGTTTTTTGGAACGGAGCTGGGTCGTGGCATCCGTGCCACAGGAAATAACGAAAACATGTCCAGAGCCCAAGGCATTAATACAAAAGTAATGAAGGTAATTGGGCTGATGATTTCCAACGGCTTAGTGGGTGTTGCAGGTGCATTATATGCCCAGTATCAAGGCAATGCTGACGTGAATATGGGTCGTGGTGCCATTGTCATCGGTTTGGCGGCAGTTATTATTGGCGGCGTTTTGTTCGGGAGAATATTCCATAACTTTGCGTTCCGTTTGGTGGGAGTTATTTTTGGAGCAATTCTATATTTCGTTGTTATCACCATTGTCTTGCAGCTTGGTTTGGAAACAACGGATTTAAAACTAGTGAGTGCTTTGATTGTAGCGGCATTCCTAGCAGTACCTTATCTGAAAGGGCAGCATTTTATGAAGAACGGAAAAAAGGGAGGGAAGGCAAATGCTTGA
- a CDS encoding ABC transporter ATP-binding protein produces the protein MLELKEIYKTFNPNSPSEKKALNGLNLKLEQGDFVTIIGGNGAGKSTMLNAISGVWPIDRGKIIIDGVNVTKLPEHKRALYLGRVFQDPMTGTAADMEIEENLALAYRRGQSRGLRWGITQKERVEYKELLKTLDLGLETRLRAKVGLLSGGQRQALTLLMATLKKPKLLLLDEHTAALDPKTAAKVLELSDRIIAEHGLTALMVTHNMKDAIAHGNRLIMMSDGRIILDIKGEEKKKLTVEDLLQKFSVASGSEFVSDRALLG, from the coding sequence ATGCTTGAATTAAAGGAGATTTATAAAACCTTCAATCCCAATTCCCCCAGTGAGAAAAAGGCATTAAATGGTTTGAATCTTAAGTTGGAGCAGGGGGATTTTGTGACAATTATCGGTGGCAACGGTGCCGGGAAGTCCACCATGCTGAATGCTATTTCCGGTGTATGGCCAATTGACAGAGGCAAAATTATTATCGATGGTGTGAATGTGACAAAGCTTCCCGAGCATAAGCGGGCGTTGTATTTGGGCCGTGTATTTCAAGACCCCATGACGGGAACAGCGGCGGATATGGAGATTGAGGAGAACCTTGCTTTAGCATACCGCAGAGGTCAATCTAGAGGTTTACGTTGGGGTATTACCCAAAAGGAGAGAGTCGAATACAAGGAGCTTTTAAAAACTTTGGATTTGGGCTTGGAAACACGTCTCAGAGCAAAGGTTGGTCTGCTTTCCGGTGGGCAAAGACAGGCGCTTACGCTGTTGATGGCAACGTTGAAAAAACCTAAGCTGCTTTTATTGGATGAGCATACGGCGGCGTTGGACCCGAAAACAGCGGCAAAGGTATTGGAGCTTTCCGACCGTATTATTGCGGAGCATGGCTTAACAGCCTTAATGGTTACCCATAACATGAAGGATGCCATTGCCCATGGAAATCGTTTAATTATGATGAGTGATGGGCGCATTATTCTGGATATTAAAGGTGAGGAAAAGAAGAAGCTGACGGTGGAGGATTTATTGCAGAAATTCTCCGTAGCAAGCGGCAGTGAATTTGTTAGTGATAGGGCGCTGTTAGGCTAA
- the yqfC gene encoding sporulation protein YqfC — MDLRRGVSEALDLPKEIMLDLPLISLMGREEITIENHKGILTYGEESIRIGTKAGTLCIRGEDLGLKQLTTDVLVITGKVVALEFLT; from the coding sequence ATGGATTTACGAAGGGGCGTGTCTGAGGCTTTAGACTTGCCAAAGGAAATCATGCTGGATTTACCGTTGATTTCCTTAATGGGTCGAGAGGAAATCACGATTGAAAATCATAAAGGAATTTTAACTTACGGTGAGGAAAGCATCCGCATTGGTACAAAGGCGGGCACTTTATGCATCCGTGGGGAGGATTTGGGCCTGAAGCAGCTAACCACAGATGTATTGGTGATTACGGGGAAGGTGGTTGCTTTGGAATTTTTGACCTGA
- a CDS encoding sporulation protein YqfD: MFLALWYYFRGYVIIKVNGFAAERFMNMLSYRGVYLWDVETKGAGVLIKAPMGSMDTLSMCAEKTGCRLEVQGYGGFPAKIRRFHGRQVLTAGILLFAIGLYFLSSFIWVIQVEGNERVAKEDILTYCQELGLKPAAWKRGIDTEKITKDILIQFPDISWVSVGIKGTDVTIKVAETIQKAEVVDKETPCDVIANTDGVILKITAERGTPKVKEGDVVKKGDVLISSEVLIGLEGEAQHTEYVAAEGMVMAKIWQQLTDELPLSYDEKVYTGATKTNHVLSFFGQDADFIRPSLGDTEADVDVLFEKDLALGDFKIPISLKKEQYNLYTLEKRSRTVDEAKAELEDKLRKKTEQSVSVYGKIEKIDMQYDEYTDCVRAKGQAELTERIDEKRKAEKGRDAVDGTDGTNDTNGQ, translated from the coding sequence TTGTTTCTGGCATTATGGTATTATTTCCGTGGATATGTTATCATAAAAGTAAACGGTTTTGCCGCTGAGCGGTTTATGAATATGCTTTCTTATCGTGGAGTATATTTATGGGATGTGGAAACCAAAGGCGCTGGGGTGCTCATAAAGGCACCTATGGGAAGTATGGATACCCTTTCCATGTGTGCGGAGAAAACCGGTTGTAGGCTTGAAGTGCAAGGATACGGCGGGTTTCCTGCAAAAATTCGGCGCTTTCATGGTCGACAGGTTTTGACAGCAGGGATACTGCTGTTTGCCATAGGGTTATATTTTCTTTCGTCCTTTATCTGGGTTATACAAGTGGAGGGGAATGAAAGAGTAGCTAAGGAAGATATTTTGACTTATTGTCAGGAATTGGGTTTGAAGCCTGCTGCGTGGAAGAGAGGCATTGATACTGAAAAAATCACAAAAGACATTTTAATTCAATTTCCGGATATATCTTGGGTTAGTGTAGGTATAAAGGGCACAGATGTTACAATAAAAGTGGCAGAGACCATTCAAAAAGCAGAAGTGGTGGATAAGGAAACACCTTGTGATGTGATTGCAAATACAGATGGCGTGATACTGAAAATCACAGCAGAAAGAGGGACGCCAAAGGTAAAAGAAGGCGATGTGGTCAAAAAAGGAGATGTTTTAATCTCTTCTGAGGTTTTAATCGGGTTGGAAGGTGAGGCACAGCATACGGAATATGTTGCTGCTGAAGGTATGGTTATGGCCAAAATTTGGCAACAACTAACGGATGAACTTCCTCTTTCATATGATGAAAAGGTTTACACCGGAGCCACAAAAACCAACCATGTTTTAAGCTTTTTTGGTCAGGATGCAGATTTTATTCGTCCATCTTTGGGTGATACCGAAGCTGATGTTGATGTGCTTTTTGAAAAAGATTTAGCTTTAGGTGATTTTAAAATACCTATTTCTTTAAAAAAAGAGCAATATAATCTATACACCCTTGAAAAAAGAAGTCGTACAGTTGATGAAGCAAAGGCAGAGCTTGAGGATAAACTAAGAAAAAAGACGGAGCAAAGTGTCAGTGTATATGGTAAAATAGAAAAAATTGATATGCAATACGATGAGTATACCGATTGTGTTCGGGCAAAGGGGCAAGCGGAGCTGACAGAGAGAATTGATGAAAAACGAAAAGCAGAGAAAGGGCGGGATGCCGTAGATGGCACAGACGGAACGAACGATACAAATGGACAATAG
- a CDS encoding PhoH family protein: MAQTERTIQMDNRVMLPVFGQFDANIRKIEKEWDVKIVNRGDDIKISGEEGSVHKAWSVMNSIAALARRGEEITDQNLNYFITAAEEMNLEEVEKVYNDLVCITANGRPLKPKTLGQKKYVDLIKNNTVVFGVGPAGTGKTYLAMAMAITAFKNNEVNRIILTRPAIEAGEKLGFLPGDLQQKVDPYLRPLYDALYEIMGSENFLKNMERGLIEVAPLAYMRGRTLDNAFIVLDEAQNTTPEQMKMFLTRIGYGSKAVITGDLTQIDLTEGKRSGLMEVTKILTGIDGIGMITLTNKDVVRHPLVQKIILAYEKLETKKRSDLDGKKDKRGRY; encoded by the coding sequence ATGGCACAGACGGAACGAACGATACAAATGGACAATAGGGTGATGCTGCCTGTTTTTGGACAGTTTGATGCAAATATAAGAAAAATCGAAAAAGAATGGGACGTTAAAATTGTAAACCGCGGAGATGACATTAAAATCAGCGGGGAAGAAGGCAGCGTCCATAAAGCTTGGAGCGTTATGAATTCCATTGCGGCTTTGGCCAGAAGGGGTGAAGAAATTACAGATCAAAATCTGAATTATTTTATTACCGCCGCTGAAGAAATGAATTTAGAAGAGGTGGAAAAGGTTTACAACGATTTGGTTTGCATCACTGCAAATGGAAGACCTTTAAAACCAAAAACCTTAGGACAGAAAAAATATGTAGATTTAATCAAAAATAATACTGTAGTATTTGGTGTGGGACCTGCGGGAACGGGTAAGACATATCTTGCCATGGCTATGGCAATTACAGCATTTAAAAATAACGAGGTCAACAGAATCATTTTGACCCGTCCTGCCATTGAAGCGGGGGAAAAGCTGGGCTTTTTGCCCGGAGATTTACAGCAGAAGGTTGACCCCTATTTAAGACCCCTTTATGATGCCCTTTACGAAATCATGGGTTCTGAAAACTTCTTAAAAAATATGGAGCGGGGGCTCATTGAGGTTGCCCCTTTGGCATATATGCGTGGCCGAACTCTGGATAATGCTTTTATTGTTTTGGATGAGGCACAAAATACGACGCCGGAGCAGATGAAGATGTTTTTGACCCGTATCGGGTATGGCTCTAAAGCGGTAATCACAGGGGACTTGACCCAAATAGACTTAACCGAAGGGAAGCGTTCGGGGTTGATGGAAGTAACCAAAATTCTAACGGGAATTGATGGAATTGGTATGATAACATTGACCAATAAAGACGTTGTGCGGCATCCGTTGGTACAAAAAATCATTCTGGCATATGAGAAATTGGAGACCAAGAAGCGGAGTGATCTGGATGGTAAAAAGGACAAAAGAGGTAGATATTAA
- a CDS encoding HD family phosphohydrolase, whose product MVKRTKEVDIKRYPQWVLLGLAFVLTVLCIGMSPYGNYEEIVQVGDVATKRYVAPRDTVDEVTTKKLQTAAANSVGPIYKNDITVEANSTKQVNDVFQELNEVILDMKDGDDFYHKVKDASLKLPVVLSNRQLSAYQAMPLSNRILFAEDCVGVLNQIYSEGLSADELEQAKEQVKEGVGATPWSEDLKGMAYAIVSTALDPNLVLDEEAMEAIKDEKRKEVNEVRIRKNQKIVDEGEIITQDIYDRLIALKLIGHTQNDGRLLPFLGSSAIVALLFGAVGLFFLWKKGDEILKKNETRMLFSVYVIMILLCKAMALLPYYSLIPLSLFAMLISILIGRRMALLMNCFFSIVACMIVSGDVEFLSYALISGSFGALLIQKTEKRTFVVPVAVGMAVVNLVTMFAVGLFFRDGYTTQLVMASGFGALVGLISVVVAVGSLPFWESVFEANTSLRLLELTNPNNELLRKLMIEAPGTYHHSLIVANLAETAVYEIGGNTALARAGAYYHDAGKLKYPLFFAENQTGHNPHDDIEPKSSARIITQHTKAGVEMGMEFGLPKVILDIMKEHHGTTVVKYFYFKALKVYGSENVNEADYRYDGPIPTSRESAVVMLADTVEAAVRAMLGAGKTLEEVEGAIYGLIKDKLDDGQLNRSGLAIHELEKIQKAFLKVFHGMYHERVSYPKKEEIEAASRKVNLGKEEKDSDNTD is encoded by the coding sequence ATGGTAAAAAGGACAAAAGAGGTAGATATTAAGCGATATCCCCAGTGGGTTTTGCTGGGGCTTGCTTTTGTATTAACTGTGCTTTGCATTGGCATGAGTCCCTATGGGAACTACGAAGAAATCGTTCAGGTTGGGGATGTGGCAACAAAACGCTACGTTGCCCCTCGGGATACGGTGGATGAGGTGACCACAAAAAAACTGCAAACAGCGGCTGCAAACAGCGTTGGGCCAATTTATAAAAATGACATTACAGTTGAGGCAAATAGCACGAAGCAAGTGAATGATGTTTTTCAAGAGTTAAACGAAGTAATACTGGACATGAAGGATGGGGATGACTTTTATCATAAGGTAAAGGATGCATCCCTAAAGTTGCCTGTGGTGCTAAGCAATCGTCAACTGTCTGCCTATCAGGCAATGCCCTTATCAAACCGAATTTTATTTGCCGAGGACTGCGTTGGAGTACTGAACCAGATTTATAGTGAAGGTCTTTCGGCAGATGAGCTTGAGCAGGCCAAGGAGCAGGTAAAGGAAGGCGTCGGCGCAACCCCTTGGAGTGAGGATTTAAAGGGTATGGCATATGCCATTGTTTCCACGGCGTTAGATCCAAATTTGGTTTTGGATGAAGAGGCAATGGAAGCAATTAAGGATGAAAAGCGCAAGGAAGTAAATGAAGTCCGCATTCGTAAAAATCAGAAGATTGTGGATGAGGGTGAAATTATTACCCAAGATATTTACGATAGATTGATTGCTTTAAAGCTGATTGGACATACACAAAATGATGGCAGGCTTCTTCCCTTTTTGGGGAGCAGTGCCATAGTGGCATTGCTTTTTGGTGCAGTGGGGTTATTTTTTCTTTGGAAAAAGGGTGATGAGATTTTAAAAAAGAACGAAACCAGAATGCTGTTTAGTGTTTACGTCATTATGATTCTTCTATGCAAGGCTATGGCGTTATTGCCCTACTACTCCCTAATTCCATTATCTTTATTTGCTATGCTTATCAGCATTTTAATCGGACGGCGCATGGCTCTTTTGATGAATTGTTTTTTTTCTATCGTTGCCTGCATGATTGTCAGTGGGGATGTAGAGTTTTTATCCTATGCTTTAATCAGTGGCTCCTTCGGTGCGTTGCTGATTCAAAAAACAGAAAAGCGTACTTTTGTTGTGCCTGTTGCTGTGGGTATGGCAGTGGTGAATCTGGTGACAATGTTTGCGGTAGGTCTATTTTTCAGAGATGGGTATACAACCCAGCTTGTCATGGCTTCCGGTTTTGGTGCTTTGGTAGGGTTGATTTCTGTAGTGGTTGCTGTGGGCAGTTTACCCTTTTGGGAGAGTGTGTTTGAAGCAAATACTTCCCTGCGTCTTTTGGAATTGACCAATCCTAACAATGAACTTTTGAGAAAGCTGATGATTGAAGCGCCGGGTACATATCACCATAGCCTGATTGTGGCAAACTTAGCAGAGACGGCGGTTTATGAAATTGGCGGAAATACGGCTTTGGCCAGAGCCGGTGCATACTATCATGATGCGGGCAAATTGAAATATCCCTTGTTTTTTGCGGAAAATCAAACAGGGCATAACCCCCATGATGATATTGAACCAAAATCAAGTGCCCGTATTATCACCCAGCATACAAAGGCAGGGGTAGAAATGGGAATGGAATTTGGCCTGCCTAAGGTTATTTTAGATATTATGAAGGAACACCATGGAACAACGGTGGTAAAATACTTTTATTTTAAGGCATTAAAGGTTTATGGGTCTGAGAATGTAAATGAGGCAGATTATCGTTATGATGGGCCTATTCCTACAAGCAGAGAATCCGCAGTGGTAATGCTTGCGGATACGGTAGAGGCGGCAGTTCGGGCTATGCTGGGCGCTGGAAAGACCTTGGAGGAAGTTGAAGGAGCCATTTATGGTCTGATTAAGGACAAGCTGGATGATGGACAATTAAACCGCAGTGGCTTAGCCATTCATGAATTGGAGAAAATACAAAAAGCTTTTTTGAAAGTTTTTCATGGAATGTATCATGAGAGGGTCAGCTACCCGAAAAAAGAAGAAATCGAAGCGGCATCCCGTAAGGTGAATTTGGGAAAAGAGGAGAAAGATAGTGACAATACTGATTGA
- the ybeY gene encoding rRNA maturation RNase YbeY, with the protein MTILIDNRTEEAFSLELSQTIEKIIIDSLAYEGFEMPCEVSVSIVDNEEIHQINRQFRDIDRATDVLSFPLLTFEEGEIPDLNEKEEVLLGDIIISLERAREQAEEYGHSLKREIAFLTAHSMLHLLGYDHMEEEEEKEMFAKQREILNKAGIPRE; encoded by the coding sequence GTGACAATACTGATTGATAATCGAACTGAGGAGGCTTTTTCCTTGGAGCTTTCTCAAACGATTGAAAAAATAATTATAGATTCCTTGGCTTATGAGGGCTTTGAAATGCCTTGCGAGGTCAGTGTATCCATTGTGGATAATGAAGAAATTCATCAAATTAACAGACAGTTTCGGGACATTGACCGTGCCACTGATGTTTTGAGCTTCCCTTTATTGACTTTTGAAGAGGGAGAAATCCCTGATTTAAATGAAAAAGAAGAGGTGCTTTTGGGGGATATTATTATATCCTTAGAGCGTGCCCGTGAACAGGCAGAGGAATACGGTCATTCCTTAAAAAGAGAGATTGCTTTTTTGACCGCCCATAGCATGCTCCATCTTTTGGGTTACGACCATATGGAGGAAGAGGAAGAAAAGGAAATGTTTGCGAAGCAGAGGGAAATACTGAATAAGGCAGGAATACCAAGAGAATAA